From one Prochlorococcus marinus CUG1433 genomic stretch:
- a CDS encoding circularly permuted type 2 ATP-grasp protein has translation MFSSYQPKNSFDEYFKDNVNSAREILIPLLSSLDNMGLEELNRNHSAAKKLLLRHGATFRLNDTGLKGTERILPFDPLPRIISKDDWVTLEKGLEQRLEAIDLFLDDIYNSQKIINDGIIPRELIESSEGWRPQMIGFKPPLNKWCQISGLDLIRDREGDWHILEDNLRCPSGVAYFLENRLVMKNIFPNLFSGRIVKPIDEYPSYLLKTLQELAVWTDTPKIVLLTPGIFNSAYFEHSYLAQEMGIQLVQGHDLVCNDDYVYLKTTSGLKRVDVIYRRIDDDFLDPLNFRKDSCLGVSGLLDVFKAGHVALANAPGTGIADDKMIYSFVPKMIKYYLDEEIIIKNVETYICHYQKDREYVLENLSKLVVKSVAEAGGYGMLIGPHSTTSEIEEFANKIKNNPRNFIAQPTLELSTVPSLCDGELYPCHVDLRPYILRGKDSWVSPGGLTRVALKKGSLVVNSSQGGGCKDTWVVGK, from the coding sequence ATGTTTTCAAGTTATCAACCTAAAAATAGTTTTGATGAATACTTTAAGGATAATGTTAACTCTGCTAGAGAAATATTGATTCCACTTCTTTCCTCATTAGATAATATGGGTCTTGAAGAATTAAACAGGAATCATTCTGCCGCAAAAAAATTATTACTAAGACATGGTGCAACTTTCAGATTAAATGATACAGGGTTAAAAGGTACTGAGAGAATATTACCTTTTGATCCACTTCCTAGAATAATTAGTAAAGATGATTGGGTAACGTTAGAAAAAGGACTAGAACAAAGGCTTGAGGCAATTGATTTATTCCTAGATGATATTTATAATTCTCAAAAAATAATTAATGATGGAATAATTCCAAGAGAATTAATAGAGAGTTCAGAAGGTTGGAGACCTCAGATGATAGGTTTCAAACCTCCTTTAAATAAATGGTGTCAAATTTCAGGACTTGACTTAATAAGGGATAGGGAAGGAGATTGGCATATTTTAGAAGATAATTTAAGGTGCCCTTCTGGGGTTGCCTATTTTTTAGAAAATAGATTAGTTATGAAAAATATTTTTCCTAATCTTTTCTCAGGAAGAATAGTAAAACCAATTGATGAATATCCATCATATCTTTTAAAAACGCTGCAAGAACTTGCAGTTTGGACAGATACACCCAAGATAGTTCTACTTACTCCTGGAATTTTTAATAGTGCTTATTTTGAACATAGTTATTTAGCTCAAGAAATGGGTATCCAACTAGTCCAGGGTCATGACTTAGTTTGTAATGATGATTATGTATATTTAAAAACCACCTCTGGATTAAAAAGAGTAGATGTCATTTATAGAAGAATTGATGATGATTTCTTAGATCCTCTTAATTTCAGAAAAGATTCCTGCCTTGGTGTTAGCGGATTACTTGATGTTTTTAAAGCAGGTCATGTAGCTTTAGCAAATGCACCTGGGACTGGAATAGCAGATGACAAAATGATTTATTCTTTTGTTCCAAAAATGATTAAATATTATCTTGATGAAGAAATTATTATTAAAAATGTAGAAACGTATATTTGTCATTACCAAAAGGATCGAGAATATGTTCTAGAAAATTTATCAAAACTTGTTGTTAAGTCTGTCGCAGAAGCTGGTGGTTATGGAATGTTAATTGGCCCTCACTCAACAACATCTGAAATAGAAGAATTCGCTAATAAAATTAAAAATAATCCTAGAAATTTCATAGCACAACCAACATTAGAATTATCTACTGTGCCATCGTTATGCGATGGGGAATTATATCCATGTCATGTTGATTTAAGACCGTATATCTTGAGAGGAAAAGATTCATGGGTTAGCCCTGGTGGGCTTACGAGGGTAGCATTAAAAAAAGGCTCATTAGTCGTCAATTCTTCTCAAGGGGGAGGATGCAAAGATACATGGGTCGTAGGTAAATAA